The genomic stretch acccaacaaagggTTAACCATAATCTTCAAGCAAAACCCTTGTTTTTTATCAACCATAAACCTTGAATCTATTATGCCTATTAGTAAGTGTTAACCATGAATGAATGATACACATGAATGAGTCTCAAACCATAAGTCAGATGAGAAGCGAAAAGGAAGGACAAATTTTGGGATACAACACTATCTCACTTGCATCTACAATTTCAAGATTATCTACATATACATCTATTACCTCAAATCCTATGACATCTTTGGAAAATTGCATAACATTATTATCAATATTCAAGGGTCTAAGACCACGGGAAAAAAATATATTTAGCGTTCCAAACTCTCCAACTCCATGTATGACATGTAATCCACATTCCACTTTCAGTTCATCTCAAATACTTTCCCTTCAACTTACCATTTTATAGGTTCTTAAACTAACCTCCCCCTCTGGTGTATCCTTAACCCAATCTTATGAGTCTCAGTTGGCCTGCGAATTAATCCAAAAATAACTttataaattatcatgtaatgGGACCACAACATAAAACACTGATAATAAAACAAGTGGAACCACGTGTTAACATTAAACATCCATGGTGGACCACAACAAACAAGAAAAAAAGTGAGACCATTATGACTTTgcaaaaggaaaaaaaaaacaTACCTTACACAATTCTGGACTTCTTCACAGCTATCCCATTGAAAATGTTGTTTGATAATCTTTAGAATAATGAACATTGAATCCCAAGAAACATATCTTATACATATGATTTCTGGCTTTCACGTAAAATTAAATGGATGTTAATATCATTTTAATATATCTTAAAGAAGATTAATGTATACTATTTTAAAGTTGATGGGATATTATCATTTTAATAGATTTCAAGGCGAGTCGATAGCCGAGTGTAATTtccattaattttttttttttgaattttagTATCTAATTTGAAAAGTGTAGTTAACTAAAGTCGACATGTATAACTTTGTAAGTGGATCGTTGATGTCGCGTGTTAGAAGGATTGGTACTAACGATCTCGAAAAAGAACAAATGACGGAAGTAACGTGTATGTTAAAAAAACAGGAATGGGTCAACATTTACATTTTCCATATCCAAAACATCTCTGTTTCGTTATTCAATATTATCTTTCAATTCCCACCACCACCGTCTCTGAACACTGAACATGGACACCAACCGCATCTCCCGGCGAACCGAGATCCTCTCCAATCACCTCCGCCATGACCCACCAACCGCAACAACACTCCTCCAACACAACGCTTGCCTATGCTACTCACCTCCCGAGCTATCTGAATCAAATCACGTAACCTTCGACACGTCGGAGATGCGGAAGCTGTTGGACGGCCATAATCTGGAGGATCGCGACTGGCTCTTCGGGTTGATGATACAGAACCGTCTCTTCAACCGGCGGGAAATCGACGGACGGGTGTTCGTTTCCCCGGATTATAATCAGTCGATGGAGCAGCAACGTGAGATGACGATGAAGCGAATATCGTACCTTTTGGATCGCGGTGTTTTTCGTGGCTGGCTCACCGGTGATGGTCCTCAAGAAGAGTTGAGGAAATTGGCACTTCATGAGGTTATTGGAATGTATGATCACTCTCTCGCCGTTAAGCTCGGTGTTCATATCTTCTTGTGGTAACTAACTACCTCTTCTCTCTATATATACCTTACCTCCTTTTACTTTCACACAGAACTATACAACAATTTATATGGTTAACGGGTTCAAATAACTGCAATGATGTCCAATGAAGCACGGACACATATCAGATACGATGTTGGTCGTTGAAAAATATAGGATACTATACGTTTTTAGATACATTTATAAAACAAGCTTATTTTACCTATGACTCACTGTTGGACTGGTTTCTTTATGAATAATCGATTTCAGGGGCGGGGCTGTAAAGTTTCTGGGAACCAAGCGTCACCATGACAAGTGGTTGAGAGCTACTGAAAACTATGAGCTCAAGGGTTGTTTTGCAATGTCTGAGTTGGGCCATGGGAGTAATGTATGTAAACGTTGCTCAATAGGATGGGATTATTAGGTCCACATGTAGTTTATCATACTTTTTAACTTGTCCCTTTTAATAATCTTTCCAGAGTAAATTTTGCAGGTCCGAGGAATCGAAACAATCACTACTTATGATCCAAATACTGGAGAGTTTGTCATCAATACTCCGTGTGAGTCGGCTCAGAAGTATTGGATCGGTGGTGCTGCAAATGTAAGGACTCTTTTGTTATTGTTTCCATTTAAAAGCCTAGACGGTGGAAGATTGATTTGGTTCTTACACTTTCTTCCGCTCTATCTTTGTACATATATTAACATACTTTTCTATTCAGCATGCAACACATACTATAGTCTTTTCACAGCTCAACATAAATGGTAGCAATCAAGGGGTCCATGCTTTTATAGCTCAAATCAGGGATTCAGATGGAAACATATGCCCAAATATCCGAATAGCTGAATGTGGTCACAAAATTGGTTTAAACGGGGTTGATAATGGCCGTATCTGGTAATATACACGTACTTTTCAAGCAAGATAGCACCTGATAAATGAAACTTTTTTAAACGAGTAAACTCAAGTTCCGGCTGGGCATCTGATTTCAGGTTTGACAATGTGAGAATACCCAGAGAGAATTTGTTAAATTCCGTGGCTGATGTTTCACCAAGTGGCGAATATTTGAGTGCAATTAAAAATGCAGATCAGGTGATTGCTCTTTTTGAGAGTTGTCCTTTTCTTTTATCTCCTCGTGCTCACATATCTTTTGTTGTATGCTTTTCTTGCTCCAGAGGTTTGGAGCATTCTTAGCCCCTCTGACCTCTGGTCGTGTAACTATTGCTGTCAGTTCTGTTTACATATCCAAGGTAATGATTCCGTCTTTATTTGTAGATATGAATGTATTTGTCTGTTTTTTTATGCATCCTACAAAGTCTCCAAACTTTAACATCTTCAATATCGTGCCGTTCATTTTCTGTTGTTAGATTAGCTTAGCCATTGCTATAAGATATGCACTGACAAGGCGGGCCTTTTCTATTACACCAAATGGGCCTGAAGTTTTACTGCTAGATTACCCAAGTCATCAACAACGTCTTTTACCTTTACTTGCAAAAATGTAAGTACTCCAATTCATGCGTTTTAATATCTATTTTCCGAGAACTCAAAGTGATTCAAATCCTTTATGAACCTGACTTTGGCATGTCACTTTTAGTATATATCCCAAATAATTTAGTATATATATAGTCAGAGGATATTTTACATATGTATTCCAGACGAAAGCATTTGATATAGTTTCAACAGGCACCACACACTCGTTAGAATGCGACATAAAAACCTGCACTGCGGCTCATATATGTTGTTAGGTTTTAATAGCTATTTATACGTTTGAGATTTAATAACCAGCAAGTATCCTAGTTTGACCATTAGCAGATATAATAATGGACCTGTTTATATTCATCTCGTCACTTTTTCTACAGATATGCCATGAGTTTTGCTTCAATTGAGCTCAAAATGATGTATGTGAATAGAACGCCTGAGTCAAACAAAGCAATTCATATTATTTCTAGTGCGTACAAGGCTACTTTTACATGGAATAATATGCGTACTCTTCAGGTACAAATTGCGATTATATTTGGGTGTGATAGATTGTATTTCATAAGCTATTGGCCTCACTAAGGTTCTATTATCACATGAATTAGGAATGTCGTGAAGCCTGTGGGGGACAAGGTGTCAAAACTGAAAATCGTATCGGTCAATTCAAGGGTGAGTTTGATGTGCATTCAACATTTGAGGGGGACAACAATGTTCTGATGCAGCAGGTATGTTACAGTATTATGTTAAATATGAAACTTAACAATGTGTGAAGTGTATCAGGTTCTTATGCGGTAGGGGTCATGTGTGAAGTGTATGTTAGTCTTAGAATAAAGAAATATTCTCAGAGGAGGCCTAGGCTCTAGATCTGTTCTGATATGTGTGAACCTTGTCGATAGACTTTTAGCTTATGATTTTTAACTTATCTCCGTATAGTGGCATTAACAGTTCATGTCAAATTTAAGCAGCATTCCACTTTTTTGGGTTCAATATCAATGGAGTGATTGAATTTATGGGTTCTACGTTTCCCTTCAGATAAGCAAGGCACTTCTCGCAGAATACATAGCGTGTCAGACAAAAAACAAGCCATTTAAAGGTTTGGGATTAGAACACATGAACGAAACTTCTCCAGTCATCCCATCCCAGTTAACAAGTTCTACCATCAAGAGCAGTGAATTTCAGGTAATCATTTGACTATATACCTATTGATAATTGGAATGATATGGTAGAAGCTTCTATTTGTTTCTTACCTATCATTTACACAGATTGATCTGTTCCACCTAAGAGAGCGAGATCTATTGAGACGTTTTGCTGAAGAGGTTTCAGAACATCAATCTAATGGAAATAGCAAAGAGTTCGCCTTTATTCTAGTGAGGACTCCACCACATTTAGTCAATTTCTCCTTCATAATTATCATCACTGTCTTACACTTTGAAATTACTCTCTTTACCAGAGTTACCAGCTCGCGGAGGACTTGGGCAGAGCTTTCTCTGAACGAGCAATACTTAAAACATTTATAGAGGCCGAGTCAGCTTTACCAGCCGGTTCAATGAAGGTAAATCATATTATTGCTTATGAAAAGTTCCTTCCTTCTCAGTGTGCGCTCGTGCACATGTATTTGTTACATTGTTTCAAGGATAAAGTAAACAAGTCTATTTATCACTCTCTTTGCATTTGTCTCATCTGCAGGATGTCTTAAGTCTGTTAAGATCGTTATACGCCTTGATTTGTGTGGACGAAGATGCTGCCTTTCTCCGATATGGATACTTGTCAACAGAGAATGCTTCTGCAGTGAGGAAAGAAGTTCCAAAACTCTGCGGTGAACTTCGACCACATGCACTTGCGTTGGTTAATTCCTTTGGTATTCCTGATGCTTTTTTGAGCCCTATGGCATACAACTGGGTGGAGTCAAATTCTTGGTCTTCTGCTCAACATTAATCCCTGATGCCAATTTCTGCACGTGAGGCGTATCATATGCTTATGTGATTCTTTAATTTAATTTCCCAGATGGTTTTTATTTGCAAAAGAATTTTCCATATCAATAAGGAAATGTGAATAATATTTGTTACTTTATATGTAATAGCCGTTGGAATATATTCAGATCTGATGAATACTTTTACTGGAACATGACAATATTAAATTGCAATATTAAAAATAATCCTATACACGTCTAAATACTTCTGTAAATGCTATTATATACTCAATTTTGATGATATATATGAGAAAAATAAAGCTCAACAGCTTGTACCAAACAAATTTTTTAACAGTTAAACCGGTCTCATGGTAAGACAAATCGTCTTGTGGCTctaataatataaaaaattaaattaataaaaagtctcatattttactatttttaaaATTAAAGGTAACAAAATTTTATATACAATTAATATTGTTAGTTGACtttaatattaaattaaaaataataaataaaattcaatacATAAAGTTATTAAATAATTTTATATTCTAAAACATAAAAATAGCATTTAAATCAAAATTTAGTACtaactttatatatatatatatatatatatatatatatatatatatatatatatatatatatatatatatattggttTTAGTACTTTtataaattgaaaaata from Lathyrus oleraceus cultivar Zhongwan6 chromosome 7, CAAS_Psat_ZW6_1.0, whole genome shotgun sequence encodes the following:
- the LOC127101190 gene encoding acyl-coenzyme A oxidase 3, peroxisomal codes for the protein MDTNRISRRTEILSNHLRHDPPTATTLLQHNACLCYSPPELSESNHVTFDTSEMRKLLDGHNLEDRDWLFGLMIQNRLFNRREIDGRVFVSPDYNQSMEQQREMTMKRISYLLDRGVFRGWLTGDGPQEELRKLALHEVIGMYDHSLAVKLGVHIFLWGGAVKFLGTKRHHDKWLRATENYELKGCFAMSELGHGSNVRGIETITTYDPNTGEFVINTPCESAQKYWIGGAANHATHTIVFSQLNINGSNQGVHAFIAQIRDSDGNICPNIRIAECGHKIGLNGVDNGRIWFDNVRIPRENLLNSVADVSPSGEYLSAIKNADQRFGAFLAPLTSGRVTIAVSSVYISKISLAIAIRYALTRRAFSITPNGPEVLLLDYPSHQQRLLPLLAKIYAMSFASIELKMMYVNRTPESNKAIHIISSAYKATFTWNNMRTLQECREACGGQGVKTENRIGQFKGEFDVHSTFEGDNNVLMQQISKALLAEYIACQTKNKPFKGLGLEHMNETSPVIPSQLTSSTIKSSEFQIDLFHLRERDLLRRFAEEVSEHQSNGNSKEFAFILSYQLAEDLGRAFSERAILKTFIEAESALPAGSMKDVLSLLRSLYALICVDEDAAFLRYGYLSTENASAVRKEVPKLCGELRPHALALVNSFGIPDAFLSPMAYNWVESNSWSSAQH